The window CCAACCCGGCTACCTATACAAATCTGTTTAATCATATCAGGAATATTCTTGCTCAGACAAAGGAATCGAAGATGCGGGGGTACACTCCTGCACGTTACAGTTTTAATGTGAAAGGCGGGAGGTGTGAACTTTGTGGTGGACAGGGGACGAAGAGAGTATCCATGCACTTTCTTCCCGATATGTTTATCGAGTGCGAGCAGTGCAGGGGGAAGAGGTACAATGCGGAAACGCTGGAAATAACCTATAAGGGCAAAAGTATTTCCGACATTCTCGATTTGAGTGTGGATGAAGCGTATGATTTCTTCAGGAACATTCCGAGTATCGAACGTATCCTTCGGACACTGCGTGAGGTCGGATTGGGATATATAACGCTGGGGCAATCCAGCACTACCATTTCGGGAGGTGAGGCACAGAGGGTGAAACTCTCTACCGAACTTGCAAAACAGAGTACCGGTAAGACACTTTACATCCTGGACGAACCGACTACGGGTCTGCACTTTGCAGACATTCACAATCTTTTAAAGATACTGCACAGATTGGCTGACAGGGGAAATAGCGTTGTCGTTATTGAACATAATCTTGATGTGATTAAGACTGCGGACTATATAATCGATATGGGGCCTGAAGGAGGGGATAAAGGGGGTGAGATTGTTGCCTGCGGAACCCCGGAAGAAGTTGCTGCGAGTAAGAGCTCATATACGGGGATGTATTTGAAGAGGGAGTTATCTTTGATGAAATAAATCTTTTGTAAGTACCTCTTCGGGTAAGTCATCAATAAAAATTGTTTATTGGCTTTGGTAGTAAGGTATGAAATTTACGGGTAACAATCCGGCATCGAAAAGACCCCTCCCGGCCATTCTTTCCAAGTGTATGATCAGAGCAGAAGCTCTCTTTGCACACGATGGATAGCGTGTGTAAAGAGAGAGATAAGTATATTAATGAATGAAATAGGAGATTTTCCATGATTACGTTAAGGTGGCTGCTGATTATTTCCATCCTCTTAATTCCAGTTTTTAGTGTTTCTGCTGATAATACGGCCGTTGGGGGTTCTCCGGTTATCAAGTTTGAGGTGGAAGAGAACCTCTTGACCGTAAAGCTGAGTGACATGCCTCTAAAAAATATTTTTACGGAAATCGCTGATCAGACAGGTATAAAATTTGTTTTTCTCGTATCCTTAGAGAAGACTTTTCATACAGGTTTTTCCCGGTTACCCCTGGAGAAAGCCCTGAAGCAGTTGCTTCGCGGCTACAACTATTCTATCATATTCGGCTCTGAGAAATCAAAGGGAGGGGAAGAAAAGATCAGAAAGGTAATCGTTTTATCGGGAGAAGGGGATGGCTATCAGGGAAAAGCGGGAACCTTTAAGGATTTTCCTTCAGATCCAGCACCTGAACCTATGAGCCAAGAGATGTTGCACGAGATGGAAAGAGAAGATACTGAAGGACAAAGACAGATTGGTAATGAGGGAGATGAAACTGAAACGAAAACCTCTGGTGGCTCCCTGATAGAGGAGTTTCCGTTGGAAAATATGGTAGAAGAAGCACCTGAAGAGTTTGACGGGGGCAGAATTCAGGTTCCGCAAGAGGGTGAAACAGAAAACGGGCCCGTAAACGAAGAGATGCTGCGCGAAATTGAAAGAGAAGAGATGGAAAGAGGGGGAGCAGGTGATGATGAGGAAGGGGTATGACAGCAAAGAAAGCGTACTATACTAAAACCGATTTGGTTTTCGGTTTTGCCGGCAACCAAATCCTGGTGAAGGTATCCCCGGACAAAAAAAGCGCCGAGGACTTTACTCGCTCAAATTTATCTCGGATTTTATCCGAAAACCATTATGAGATGAGTATAAACTTTCAAATCGACTTGAAAAAGAAGTAAATATTTACGAAACAGTTCGCGAACTCAGATAACAATCGCATGATCATGCCGAGATTAAATCCAAGTTATTGGGAATAGGCGAAAGCCGTTCATGATCAAAATCATCCAGCATATCAAGCGCATGGCTGTAATGCGTGATAACTTCTATTAGACCTTTGGCTACATCTGATACGTCGTCAAAACTCGCCACATTGCCCAGAAGTGCCAGAGATTGCTTGAGCTGTTGATACTTGTGTCTGGATGCTCTTAAACGCTTTTCATTAATTGTGTAGCCGTCCACGAGATGTTTCTTGAGCACATTCGTCGCCCATATCCTGAACTGTGTGCCACGTCTGGAATTAACCCGGTAACCAACCGAAATAATCATATCCAGATTATAAAACTGTGTCTGATACACCTTACCGTCCTCAGCAGTATGTGCAAATTTTGCACATACTGCTTTTCTTTCTAACTCCTTAGTAATAAATATGTTGCTGACATGTTTGGTGATGACACTTCGTTCAGTATTAAAAAGATCAGCCATCTGCTTTTGATTCAGCCAGACGGTTTCCTTCTCAAGCTTGACCTCAAATCTATCTTTATAAATAACAACCTGTCCTTTTGATAATTCTCTGTCTTTCATCACACTCACCTCATACCAATCTTACCGGTATTATATGCGGTCATAATAAATGTCCGTCTCTCTTATAAAGGTAAAAACATAAAAAAGAGTAGAAATCTGACCTTTCGTGTAATTCGGTACGCCATGAGGCGTACATATGTCAGTTGGTGAAATTCCAACCCGTCAATTGACCGTTCGGACGGTAGCCAAAGAAACGGTAAGTTTCGTGGGAGGGTGTAATCAGCGATGAGTGCATCCAAGTTCCCTGTAAGCAAACAGGCAGACCGTAGCGAAAGCGAACACGCTGGCTTCGTTACACCAATGCGATTGGTGAGCCTCCCGGAGATGGCGAAACCTGTAACTGCATACGAAATAAAACGGTACAAAGGTATGTGGGATCGTCGGAGTTATGAGTGATGGTATGCTTGTAAACGGTATATGTATGAACATGGGAGGTCTCATTATTCAGGCTGATGACCGTAACGGAATACTATAAGGCTAGCCGAAAAGTATTGTGGGATAATGAGAAGTCGGAGATGCTCATAGTAGTGATGATAGTGAAGACACTATAACTTCACAGGAGCGAAGGGGCATTACTTCAGTTAGTGTTTACAAAGAAAAGAGGATATTGTATTGGGCGACCTACAAACAAGACCTAAATCGCAAATGAGCGATAAGGAAAAAGTCCGAGATTTTCAGCGTAAACTATATCAAAAAGCCAAACAGGAGGAAACATTTCGTTTTTATGTATTGTATGACAAGGTGAGACTGCCTCATTTTCTAAGAGAATCCTACAAGCGCTGTAAAGCCAATAGAGGAAGCGCCGGAGTAGATGGGAAGACATTTGAGGATGTGGAAATATATGGAGTAGACAAGTTCCTTGCTGAAATAGTAGAGGAACTTGAAAACAGAACCTATAAACCACAGCCGGTACTAAGAGTGTATATAGCTAAAGCCAACAGCAAAACTCGTCCATTGGGAATTCCTGTGATAAAAGACAGGATACTACAGATGGCGGTAAAGCTTGTAATAGAACCGATCTTTGAGGCGGATTTTGAAGACAGCTCTTATGGTTTTCGACCGAAACGTTCAGCCAAAGGTGCTGTAACGGAAATCAAGAAGAATCTGAGGCTAGGAAAGTGTGATATTTTTGATGCTGACCTGAGCGCCTACTTCGACACGATTCCACATAAGGAACTGTTAACGCTGGTAGGCAAGAGGATAAGCGACAAAAATGTACTGCACCTTATAAAAATGTGGTTAAAAGCGCCAGTGATGGAGAACGGCAGACTTACAGGTGGGAAGAAAAACAAGCTCGGAACACCGCAGGGGGGAGTAATTTCACCATTATTAGCAAACATTTATCTTCATTTGCTCGATAAAGCAGTGAACAGAGAGGGTGGTGCATTCTATCAAAGTGGAATCAAGATCATTCGTTATTGCGATGATTGGGTATTGATGGCAAAACGAATTCCGCAGAGAGCACTTGACGACCTTAATAAACTGCTAAAGAGGATGAAGCTAAAGCTTAACGAGGATAAGAGTAATATAGTAAATGCCTTTGATGAGAGCTTTGACTTTCTTGGCCATACTTTCAGGTTTGACGATGATGTGCTTGGTAGAAAGCTTAGGAAGTATTGGAACGTTGAGCCAAGCTGTAAATCTCAAAAGAAAGTTAGGGAAAAGATAAGAGAGTATCTGTGGCACAATGGGCATAAACCTCCGCAAGATGTAGCTAATGATTTGAATACAATAATAAGAGGCTGGATTAATTATTTCTCAATAAAAGGAGTAACGTATCCAGGCAAGGCGAAGAGAAACCTCCGGTATTATCTCAGAGAGAAATTGGCGAGATATTATAAGAGGAAAAGTCAACGCAAGTGCAAGCTCTATAATCAAGGAGCATGTAAGGTCTTAGTAAGTAGATACGGACTAATCGACCCCTCAAAATACGCGCTTATTTGACTACCTGTGAATACTTGAGATGAAGACTGTCGGAAAGCCGTGTGCGGGAAAACCGCATGCACGGTTTGACGAGGGGGAGTTGGTAATATGGTATGGTTGTAATATTGTGACACTCACAGACGAAAGGGTGAGAAACAGTGAACACAAACTACAGCCTGTAGCTACTGCGCCTGTTCTCTACTCTACTGCAATCTGTGCCTGGTTACAATGTTGCCGTCTGTTTCACTTATTCATCTTCCGTTTCCGTCTCCGTCTCATCCTCTCCAAAAAGAGCCTTGCCCATGCGGAATTTGACTTGCCTGTGCGTAGCACGTAAGCAGGTGTCGTAGTTGATGATAAAGTCGAGCTCTTCTTCGGCGAAACTGTAGTGCCAGAAAAGAGTTTCCGATTTTTTTCATATCAGAATCTTTTTCGAATATAAACTCTATCTCTGAATAGATAAGTCTTGGCCCTTGATATTTAATGCGATTCTTATGCAGGCTCGTGAACTCTTTCGTAAATATTTACTTCTTTTTCGAGTCGCTCTGAAAGTTTATCTTCTGCAATGTCGAGATCGTAATCCATTTGCAAACCAAGCCAAAACTGTGGGGACATTTTGAAATAATATGCTAAGCGAAGTGCAGTATCAGCGGTAACTCTGCGTTTTCCGTGTACTATTTCATTGATTCTGCGTGGAGGGACACCAATATCATTGGCCAGCTGATTTTGACTTAATCTCATTGGTTTCAGAAATTCTTCCAAAAGTATCTCTCCAGGATGGATTGGTTTTATTTTTTCTGTGCTCATCATACAACCTCCTAATGATAATCAGTTATTTCAACATTTCCTGCTTCACTATCAGACCACTTAAAACAAATTCTCCATTGATCATTTATTCGAATACTGTGCGGCCCTTTTCTATTGCCGTGCAATGCCTCAAGATGATTTGATGGTCGGACCTTCAAGTCATTTAATTTTTTAGAGCTATTCAGCATTCTCAGTTTTCGTAATGCAATTCGTTGAATGTCGTGAGGAAGCTTGCGTGAAAAAAACCGATTGAATATTTTTTCCGTTTCTTTGCATTTGAACGACTTTATCATGTAAGAAGTATAAACTGCCATAACGCGTAACGTCAAGCGTTAAATGCTGATATAAATTAAAGATACATAGCATTAATTAGCCGTCTTATTTTAAGGCTGTTAGTATACTCATCTCATAATGGTTTTCGGATAAAATCCGAGACCAAATTGAGCGGGTATAACTGCCCGCCTGAACGACATGTCGGGCAGGCAACCAAGATTTTGTTTTCGGTAAAACCCAGTAGTGTCCGGTCAGGTTTTTGCGTATTTAATTTATTGTTCAAAAGATGTCATTCCCGCATGTTTTTAGCGGAAATCCAGGATGAATGAGACTCTCTGGATACCCGATAAAAGCACTCGGGTATGACAAAAGCCGCACGTGCAAATTCCTAACCGGACGTTACTGATTCTCAACAGAAGAATATGAGATATTTTTAATATCGGTGAAAGGGTATTGTGTCAAACCAAAATAGGTGACCAAAATATATCCCAATTATTTGCAATATCATTGTCGGGGGAGCTATCGGGAATAAGTTTCCCTGAGCTTGCAGAAAGATATAAAATAGCAACTTATAAGACGATAACATCAAATGAAAGAAAAGGGAGAGAGCAGCATAAAGAAAAAAATAATATGCAAAGCTAATGCAGTCAAGGGGGGATTTGATCCTTTGTACAATCTCCTTTTTATGGGAAATTTTATAATGTGTATACGATGTTGTGGTATAAAAAGTGTACGATGTTATGAAACACACCAGCCAATCACAAATCAAGGTATGACCCCAAGTATGACCCAATAAATAGGTATGGTGTCCCCCGAATAGTCACAGGCCATTCGCCAGCCCCCGTCCCCGATGATTGACCCCATCTTGTCAAAGTTAAAGAACCGACCTCGATGATGCCCCGATGACGAGAGCCAACGAACAAAGCCCGAAACGACCCATGGGCCAATCTGACCTGCAGATCGGACCTCGGGGTGTTGCGTGCAGTGCTACTGCTGTAAATCCCAAACGATTAGCTTCAGATTCCCGCTATTGGTTCGAACCGCGGAAACCAGCATGTCGTCGCCGGTGCGCGCCAGGTCGAGGGCGCTGATTCCACCAGCGAAAGCCTCACTGCGCAGCTGTATGGTGGCACCGTCGGGGCTGACCTCAAACAGGCTCATCTTTAATGCTTTGGTCGATGGATCCTGACAAGCCGTTACCAACGTCCCAACACCCAGGCGTTCGGAGTCGAGAAGCCCACATCCACCGGCACTGACCGCGCTGCCAAGACGACGTACTGTACCAACGTCGTTCACATCCCATGCGATTACTTTCTGGTCGCCTGATGTGGTGCGGACAGCAGACACCATCAGGTAGTCAAAATCTAGTGCGGTGGCGGTGAGACGACTTACGGACCCAGCGGAGTAGCTTCCTTGTCGCTGCACCTGCCAAGAACCATTTTCACGAACAACTTTCCAAGCGATCACTTTCAAATTGCCCACCGAATCCCGAACAGTGGTTGAAACGCCCCACGGATTGGGAGTAACGTCCACCAGCGAAACCAGCCCTGCGGTGGCATCAGCGAGGCGATGAATGGAACCGTCGGCGTAGACACGCCAAGCAATCACTTTCAGAACACCAGTGCTGGTCCGCACTGCCGTAACAACATGCAGGCGATCCCAACGAGTTGCCGCAATGCTGCTGACTGCACCAGCGGTCGCATCGTGCAATCGCTGAACCGAGCCGTTAGATGAGACCTTCCACGTGATCAGTTTCAGGTTGCCACTTCCATCACGAACCGCGGTGACAATGTTGCCGAGACCTGTGTGCAGAGCGGCAATCTGGGAAACCGGACCGGCCTGGGCGCTGCCTTGAAGACGTTGAACTGTGTTGCCGTCGGTACTGACACTCCAAGGTATGAGTTTCATCTGGTTGTTCGCAACGCTAACCGTAACCAGACGGCGGTGCCCAATACGGACAAGATGAACGTCATCGATCGATCCAGCCTCAGCGCTGCCTCGGCGCTGCAACGTCATATTGGCAGAGCTCTGCGGCGAGATCAGATCATGACGGTTCATGTTCTCCAGGGCATCGCGCATGCGATCGATCTGTTGGGGAGAGAAGTGGTTGTCAAATCCGCATCCCTTGAAGTAACTCATCACGATGCCACGGTCTGGTTCCAATCGGTACGTCTTGCTGGAGGAGCCAAAGTCCACGGGAATATCGATAAAGCTATAGTTAGGAGTGCATTTGTCTCCATATTCCTCGACCCAGATGCTACCCATAGCATCGGCGGGGGTGTCGAGAACATACGCGCGATCACCATCTAGTGCGTCGAGTCCATCATTCTTCGCCATACCGTTGTCGACAGCCTTCTTGATTCTCGCCGCGGCGTCCTCCACGTTCAAAACTCCACCAACAAAAGGATGTACTTGATGCAAGTAATGGCCAATCTCGTGAGCCAAATCTGGAGATCCAGGGTTGCCTTTCATCGAGACCCAACGACCGGTACCACTCGACGAACCACCGTTGCCAGCACCGGTAACGGTCCAGTGGCCAAGCCCTTCGTCGTAGACCAACTTGTCCGGACTGGAGAAGTAGAGAACCAATTTGCCGCGATGGGTATTGGCAACCGCTCGTCTGAACGCCTTGTGCCAAACCGACGTGGTCGGTGGCTCAACATTAGGATCCGTGTAGTCTTCTACGTCAGCGAGAAGCGTAAAGTACTTGTTCAAGATTGTCGCGTTCTTCTGCTCGAAGTCGGTCGCGGGGTCAAACTCAAACTCAATTCCAGCTTCGTAGAATATGTCGTTTATGGCCGAGATCTTCGACTGGAGTTTGGATGCTGTGTACGGTGAAGCATCCGAGCCGTCGCTGTTGGCTGTCGCGATAGCGTGCAGGCGAATCGTATAAACGGGTGTGCGCCTAAACGGGATTGGTTGCCACCGGGACGGAACTATTGGGCCATCGTTATCTTTGTATACCGTGGTTCCTCCCCCGGTTGTATTGCTTCCTATGACACCGTCCGTAGTTCCATACGAATAGTCATCTCTGGAAAACCCTGCTGCGTCTGCGTTGCCCAAAGTAGAAAATGCAACGGTTAATAAAATTACTGATACGCCAATTATTTTTTTTAGTTTGATTTTCATTTTTCCTCTCCCTTAGTAAAAACGATTAAAATAGTAGTAAAAGCTACTAGCATTTGATACTTGGTTTTATGATAGAGCGATTCACGCGCCAAACCATAATAACTATCTTTAGATATGTTCTTCTGTGCTGGCGTAACAATTGGTTGTACAAAGCATTATGATTGTAAAAAAAATAAAAATATAGTTTTGAAGACTGATTTATGGGGTGTGGAATAGTAGGTGAAATAGTGGTTCAAAACTGGGGTATTCCACACTCCAAAAGAAAACCAATTTGGTGAATCGGTTTGCGTAACGTGTGCATGATATCTAGTAAACCGGCTGCAACATTAAAAACTGTTTCCTTTGAAAGCTGTAAAATACAGGAGGTTTATTGAAACACTCCTGTTCAGCGGTGCTGAGTATTTTCATTCTTGCCATAGCTATTACTCCTTATTTTCCTTGCAAAAAGGCGTTACCTTTTATTGAATATATGAAATAGGTTTTTGCAAGGGAAACTTGAAGCTGCCAAGGTAGAAGGACGTACCGGCGGTCGGAAACCAATACTTCAGAATGATCAGCGCAAGGATGTGATTGAAAATGTTCTCTCTGGCAGGGAAATGGTGCGCAGAGGGCACGGCAATATAATGTCAGCAAGGCAACTATATCTCGTGTTATTGCCGCCCATAGGCAGGTGTTGTCTCGCGCTTGATCCTACACAACATTTGGTACCTTTATGGGATTAGACCCAACTACGTAGTGTGCTTATGGGTTATTATAGAAAGATAAATACTTTGAGTATTTCTGAAGATCAGGAGGTGGGTAAAAATAACTTAACCCAAGTCGACAAATCGGAGCTAAAAAGTGCAAAAAATGGTAATATATCAGCCATTCGCTCTGCTTTTCCATACCTCCCTGCCGTGTAAATATTTTGCCAATCTCTCCCATTTAAGGAATAACAAAAACCTCGAAAAAAAAAGCTGGCGTCCGGTTTCGATTTATGGTATACAATACCAAATGAGAAACAAATGGATTATAAGAGGTCGTACAATCAGCGAAGATGATATCTCCATCATCAACAATCTGATAAAAGAGTATTTCCATAAAGGACGCAAACACATTTCCCGCCAACTAGCACACCATTGGAACTGGTATCAACCCAATGGACAAACAAAGGACATGGCCTGCCGGTACATACTCCTCTCTTTGGAACAAGTAGGAGTAATAAAATTACCCCCTCGTCTTAATTCGGCTAATAATGAGAAGAGAAAGATTGAAAAGATAGAACTGGATAAAAAGCCACTCACCGGAACAGTTACAAACCATCCCTCTTTGAAGTTAAAACATCTCATCTCCCCGGAAGAACATAAGCTCTGGAACAGAATAATCCACAGCTATCACTACCAGGGATACCAGATAATAGTTGGTAAATATCTCAAGTACATAGCATACATTGATGACAGACCAGTGGCCCTTGTGGGTTGGGGATCAGCTGCATGGTCTTTAGAGGCACGTGATACGTGGATTGGGTGGAGTAAAGAGATGAAGGATAGGAATCTTTGTGGGATAGTGAACAATATTCGGTTTTTGATTTTGCCATGGGTCAAGATTAAATACCTGGCAAGTAGAATTCTGGGGTTAAATATAAGGCGAATACAAGGTGATTGGAAAAAGAGATATGGACATTCTATTTATTTATTGGAAACATTTGTAGAACAAGACAAGTTTCATGGGACATGCTACAAAGCGGCAAACTGGACATACCTGGGTCAAACAAAAGGGAACGCTAAACGAGGAAATACCCATACATACCACGGGAAGATAAAAAAGGTATTCGTATATCCTCTGTGTAATGATTTTCGGGACAAACTCACCCGCCAGGATGACTTTGTCGTCTGCCCGTACCGGTCCGGACGGGCGCTAGTGGAGAAGGGGTGATGGAAAAGGGAGAGAGCAGCATAAAGAAAAAAACAATATGCAAGGCTAATGCAGTCAAGGGGAGAATTGACCCCAAACTCACTATAATAATCATTACACACCAGATGTTTTCCAGCAGTTGTTAACAGTCCCTTCGCAGTTTACACTCAAGAATTTAATCAGAGCTCCTTGATGAAATAATTATGATGCAAATTGATATCTATTAGATGGATTGTAATATCAAGGTCGTGTGTTAGCTCTATAATCAGCTGCCGGGATATACCGAATGGCTAATATATTACGTTCTTTGTTTCTAGCATGTAGCCATGTATGGACTTGCCCCCTTTAATAAGCCTTCAAGAGTTTTTCAATAACAAGGTGACCAGCAAATAAAGCCCAGGCATAATGCTCGTTGTTAAAAAAACTTTCCATTGCCTGACGAGTCTTTTGGCGGAGCTGACCTCCACTTTGCTTTTGTTCACCCTATCCCTCAAATTAAATGAGTATGGTGTCCCCAGATTACTGCTAATACATAATCAAAGCGATCTCTAACCGGTCGTCGTAAAGCACAGTACTTTGTTTGCTGTTTTTAAGCAACTTCAAGCTTCAGGTGTTTACCTAATGCATTTGCAAATTTTTCAAGCGTTGACAGTTTTATATCTTCAGCATGATTTTCAATCCGGGAAATAGCAGACTTTTTTGTGTGAAGCTTCTTAGCGAGTTCTTCCTGTGTTAAACCAGCTTCCTCACGGGCTGTTTTAAGCATTACACCAATTTTGAATTGTTCGTAACCGGATTCAAAATTTTTTGCAAATTCAGGATCTCGTACCTTACGCTTTTTAATGTAATCTTGCAAATCGCTCATTTTGTTTTTCTCCTTTTAAAATAATCACTTTTACGTTCCTCTGCTACCTTAAT is drawn from Candidatus Scalindua sp. and contains these coding sequences:
- a CDS encoding virulence RhuM family protein, with translation MKDRELSKGQVVIYKDRFEVKLEKETVWLNQKQMADLFNTERSVITKHVSNIFITKELERKAVCAKFAHTAEDGKVYQTQFYNLDMIISVGYRVNSRRGTQFRIWATNVLKKHLVDGYTINEKRLRASRHKYQQLKQSLALLGNVASFDDVSDVAKGLIEVITHYSHALDMLDDFDHERLSPIPNNLDLISA
- the ltrA gene encoding group II intron reverse transcriptase/maturase — encoded protein: MGDLQTRPKSQMSDKEKVRDFQRKLYQKAKQEETFRFYVLYDKVRLPHFLRESYKRCKANRGSAGVDGKTFEDVEIYGVDKFLAEIVEELENRTYKPQPVLRVYIAKANSKTRPLGIPVIKDRILQMAVKLVIEPIFEADFEDSSYGFRPKRSAKGAVTEIKKNLRLGKCDIFDADLSAYFDTIPHKELLTLVGKRISDKNVLHLIKMWLKAPVMENGRLTGGKKNKLGTPQGGVISPLLANIYLHLLDKAVNREGGAFYQSGIKIIRYCDDWVLMAKRIPQRALDDLNKLLKRMKLKLNEDKSNIVNAFDESFDFLGHTFRFDDDVLGRKLRKYWNVEPSCKSQKKVREKIREYLWHNGHKPPQDVANDLNTIIRGWINYFSIKGVTYPGKAKRNLRYYLREKLARYYKRKSQRKCKLYNQGACKVLVSRYGLIDPSKYALI
- a CDS encoding HigA family addiction module antitoxin, translated to MMSTEKIKPIHPGEILLEEFLKPMRLSQNQLANDIGVPPRRINEIVHGKRRVTADTALRLAYYFKMSPQFWLGLQMDYDLDIAEDKLSERLEKEVNIYERVHEPA
- a CDS encoding type II toxin-antitoxin system RelE/ParE family toxin; the protein is MIKSFKCKETEKIFNRFFSRKLPHDIQRIALRKLRMLNSSKKLNDLKVRPSNHLEALHGNRKGPHSIRINDQWRICFKWSDSEAGNVEITDYH
- a CDS encoding DUF4338 domain-containing protein; this translates as MRNKWIIRGRTISEDDISIINNLIKEYFHKGRKHISRQLAHHWNWYQPNGQTKDMACRYILLSLEQVGVIKLPPRLNSANNEKRKIEKIELDKKPLTGTVTNHPSLKLKHLISPEEHKLWNRIIHSYHYQGYQIIVGKYLKYIAYIDDRPVALVGWGSAAWSLEARDTWIGWSKEMKDRNLCGIVNNIRFLILPWVKIKYLASRILGLNIRRIQGDWKKRYGHSIYLLETFVEQDKFHGTCYKAANWTYLGQTKGNAKRGNTHTYHGKIKKVFVYPLCNDFRDKLTRQDDFVVCPYRSGRALVEKG
- a CDS encoding helix-turn-helix transcriptional regulator encodes the protein MSDLQDYIKKRKVRDPEFAKNFESGYEQFKIGVMLKTAREEAGLTQEELAKKLHTKKSAISRIENHAEDIKLSTLEKFANALGKHLKLEVA